In Meleagris gallopavo isolate NT-WF06-2002-E0010 breed Aviagen turkey brand Nicholas breeding stock chromosome 3, Turkey_5.1, whole genome shotgun sequence, one DNA window encodes the following:
- the RPL7 gene encoding 60S ribosomal protein L7 translates to MADKEAKKVPSVPESLLKRRQAYAAAKAKRLKRLLAQKKFRKAQRKIIYERAKAYHKEYRHMYRQEIRMARMARKAGNYYVPAEPKLAFVIRIRGINGVSPKVRKVLQLLRLRQIFNGTFVKLNKASINMLRIVEPYIAWGYPNLKSVHDLIYKRGYGKINKKRIALTDNSLIRKRLGKLGIICMEDVIHEIYTVGKNFKVVNNFLWPFKLSSPRGGMKKKTIHFVEGGDAGNREDQINRLIRRMN, encoded by the exons ATGGCGGACAAGGA GGCAAAGAAGGTGCCATCTGTCCCGGAAAGCCTCTTGAAGAGGCGACAGGCTTATGCAGCTGCAAAAGCCAAACGTTTGAAGAGGCTGTTGGCACAAAAAAAG TTTCGTAAAGCGCAAAGGAAAATCATCTATGAAAGGGCCAAAGCTTACCATAAGGAGTACAGACACATGTATAGACAGGAGATCCGTATGGCCAGGATGGCCCGAAAAGCCGGTAATTACTATGTTCCAGCTGAACCCAAGCTTGCATTTGTCATCAGGATAAGAGG TATCAATGGTGTCAGCCCCAAGGTCCGCAAGGTGTTACAGCTTCTTCGCCTGCGCCAGATTTTTAATGGCACCTTCGTGAAGCTCAACAAAGCTTCTATCAACATGCTGCGGATTGTTGAGCCCTATATTGCATGGGG TTATCCCAATCTGAAGTCTGTGCATGATTTGATCTACAAGCGTGGTTATGGCAAGATCAACAAGAAGCGCATTGCTCTGACCGATAACTCCCTGATTCGGAAGCGCCTTG GAAAACTTGGCATCATCTGCATGGAAGATGTGATCCATGAAATTTACACTGTTGGCAAAAACTTCAAAGTTGTGAACAACTTCCTTTGGCCCTTCAAGTTATCCTCTCCTCGGGGTggaatgaagaagaaaacaatccaCTTTGTGGAGGGTGGAGATGCTGGTAACAGAGAAGATCAGATAAACAGACTGATAAGGAGAATGAACTAA